DNA from Acidobacteriota bacterium:
CCGAGCTTCGTTCCCCAGTCGCCGGCGCTGTTCATCCTGATCCTGCCGCTGGGGTTCCGCGCCACCTGCTACTACTACCGCGGCGCGTACTACAAGGCGTTCTGGGCCGATCCGCCGGCCTGCGCGGTCGGTGAGCCGCGCAACGCCTACCGGGGCGAGAACTCCTTTCCGCTGATCGTCCAGAACATCCACCGCTACTTCCTGTTCGCGATGATGGCCTGGATCTTCGTCTTCTTCCCGATTGACGTGTACCGGGCGTTCGAGTTCGAGACGGCGTCCGGCGGCCACGCCTTCGGCATCGGCATCGGGTCCTTTGTTCTCCTGATCAACTGGCTCCTGCTGAGCGGCTACGCGTTGGGCTGCCACTCGACGCGCCATGTGATCGGCGGCTTCCGCAACGTGATGGCGGGGAGGCCGTTCCAGAGCGCCTGCTACCGCTGCGTCTCCTGCCTGAACCGCAAGCACATGGCCTGGGCCTGGCTCAGCCTGATCTGGGTCACGTTCTCCGACATCTACGTCCGGTTGTGCTCGATGGGCGTCTGGACCGACTTCAGGATCCTCTGATGGAGCAGACACCCCACGAGTACGACGTGCTGGTGGTCGGCGCGGGCGGCGCCGGCCTGCGCGCCGCGATCGAAGCCTCGGCCGCGGGCGCCTCCTGCGGCGTGATCTGCAAGTCCCTGCTCGGCAAGGCGCACACGGTGATGGCCGAGGGCGGCATGGCGGCTGCTATCGGCAACGTGGACGAGCGTGACGACTGGAAGGTCCACGTCACGGACACGCTGCGGGGCGGCCAGTACCTGAGCAGCCCGAAGATGGCCGAGATCCACGCCAAGGAGGCGCCGGAGCGGGCGCTGGAGCTCGAGGCCTGGGGGGCCCTGTTCGACCGCACGAAGGATGGCCGCATCCTGCAGCGGAACTTCGGGGGCCACCGTTACCCGCGCCTCGCCCACGTCGGCGATCGCACAGGGCTCGAG
Protein-coding regions in this window:
- a CDS encoding succinate dehydrogenase yields the protein MAISAALKRRSFGETQRQDAWWLQPGAVVVGLGLASVYATWAALQADHYVFGGYLSPLYSPEVFGLSHHAWFEGFPSWWPSFVPQSPALFILILPLGFRATCYYYRGAYYKAFWADPPACAVGEPRNAYRGENSFPLIVQNIHRYFLFAMMAWIFVFFPIDVYRAFEFETASGGHAFGIGIGSFVLLINWLLLSGYALGCHSTRHVIGGFRNVMAGRPFQSACYRCVSCLNRKHMAWAWLSLIWVTFSDIYVRLCSMGVWTDFRIL